GCTGACGTCGAACCGGGAAGCCGGCCTCGGCGACTGGGACCTCAAAGACATCGCCGATCTGCTCAAGACCGGCGTGTCGAGCCGCGGCGCGGTGTTCGGTCCGATGGCCGAAGTGGTTCACAACAGCCTGCAGTATCTGTCGACCGAAGACATCAACGCGATGGCGACGTACCTGAAGACGATTCCGCAGAAGAGCGAAGCACCGGAGCCGCTGCAGCTCGAAACCTCGGAAAAGTTCGGCGGCGAACTGTTGAAGCAAGGCCAGAAGATCTACGCTGACAACTGCGCGAAGTGCCACGAGGAAAACGGTCTCGGCCGGCCCCCGGCATTCCCGCCGCTCGCGAACAACCAGTCGATCCAAATGCCATCGGCGGTCAACCCGATCCGCATGGTGCTGAACGGCGGTTATCCGCCGAGCACGGACGGAAACCCGCATCCGTACGGCATGCCGCCGTTCGCGCAGGCTCTGTCGAATCAGGAAGTCGCGGCGGTCGTGACGTACATCCGTATGTCCTGGGGCAACCACGGTACGGCCGTGTCACCGCAGCAGGTGGCCAATCTGCGTTCGGCGCCGCTCGACTAAGCAGCGTTTGACGCACCCGGGCGCGGCCTGCGAATTTCGCGGCCGCGCCCTTCGTTTTTTCAGGACCGGTATCATATGGGCCTGTTCGTATCGACGGTCGCCCTCGTGGGACCGTGCTGGAGGAAAGAGTCGTGCACGTCGGTGAGCGTTTGAACAGCATCACCCATCTCGTCGGCACCGTGCTTTCGGTGGTGGGGCTGGCGACGCTGGTCACGATGGGCGCGCTCGCCGGCGACGCGTACAAGGTCGTGAGCTTCAGCGTGTACGGTGCGATGCTGTTCGTGCTGTATGCGATCTCGACGCTGTATCACAGCGTGCGCCATCCACGTCTGAAGGCGATTCTGCAGAAATGCGATCATTCGGCGATCTACCTGCTGATCGCCGGCAGCTACACGCCGTTTACGCTCGTCACATTGCGTGGACCGTGGGGCTGGTCGCTATTCGGCGTAAGCTGGGGGCTCGCTGCCCTCGGCATCGTGCAGGAACTGACGCTCGGGCGACGCACCCGCAGCGTGTCGATGGTGCTGTATGTGTTGATGGGATGGCTCGCGCTCGTAGCCGTCCACCCGCTGGTGCAGGCGTTGCCGGCCGCGGGAACCGCATGGCTCGTGGCCGGCGGCGTCATCTATAGCGTCGGCATCTATTTCTTCATCAACGACGAGCGCATCCGCCACGGACATGGTATCTGGCACCTGTTCGTACTGGCGGGCAGTCTGTGTCAATTCGTCAGTGTCGCGCGCTATGTCGCGTGACATGCCACGGCGACGAAATGCAACTTAAGGCCAGTCGACGTGTCTGCATAGCGCGTTGAATCATCCGGCACCTCTGTGAGCGTGCCGCCGATTTCTCCGTGAACGGAACCGGGCTGCGGCCTCGCACACGCCATGCGGGCGTGTCGATGCCGTGCTGGTTTTTCCGCGTTGGGGCCGCTGTGTCCCGCGGGGCCGTTCGCGAAACTGCATTGCAAAGAGTTTTTATGTCTTTTGATTCCCTCGGCTTGTCCGAACCGTTGGTCCGCGCTGTCAATGAACTGGGCTACACCAGCCCGACTCCGATCCAGACTCAGGCGATCCCGGCCGTGCTCAACGGCGGCGATCTGCTCGCCGGCGCGCAAACCGGCACCGGCAAGACTGCCGGCTTCACGC
Above is a window of Paraburkholderia sprentiae WSM5005 DNA encoding:
- the trhA gene encoding PAQR family membrane homeostasis protein TrhA; translation: MHVGERLNSITHLVGTVLSVVGLATLVTMGALAGDAYKVVSFSVYGAMLFVLYAISTLYHSVRHPRLKAILQKCDHSAIYLLIAGSYTPFTLVTLRGPWGWSLFGVSWGLAALGIVQELTLGRRTRSVSMVLYVLMGWLALVAVHPLVQALPAAGTAWLVAGGVIYSVGIYFFINDERIRHGHGIWHLFVLAGSLCQFVSVARYVA